One genomic segment of Intestinimonas butyriciproducens includes these proteins:
- a CDS encoding phage tail tube protein, with translation MDSAKRVISGTWGEVWLDGDKVSECYGLQAKVSFNKEDIALCGQMASDKKVTSIECTGSLRMHKVTSRMALAIGENIRNGKDVRFTIVSKLKDPDAYGAERVVLSNVSFDDLTLADWEAKSVGKVECPFTFTGYEFLDEINV, from the coding sequence ATGGATTCGGCAAAGCGAGTGATTTCAGGGACCTGGGGCGAGGTGTGGCTGGACGGAGACAAGGTATCCGAGTGCTACGGGCTCCAGGCCAAGGTGAGCTTCAACAAGGAGGACATCGCCCTGTGCGGGCAGATGGCCAGCGACAAAAAGGTGACGAGCATCGAGTGTACGGGGTCCCTGCGGATGCACAAGGTGACCTCCCGGATGGCGCTGGCCATTGGGGAGAACATCCGAAACGGAAAGGACGTGCGCTTTACCATTGTGAGCAAGCTGAAGGACCCGGACGCCTACGGGGCGGAGCGGGTGGTCCTGAGCAACGTCAGCTTCGACGACCTCACCCTGGCCGACTGGGAGGCCAAGAGCGTGGGCAAGGTGGAGTGCCCCTTCACCTTTACCGGCTATGAGTTCCTGGACGAGATCAACGTATAA
- a CDS encoding DUF6838 family protein: MLSFLAITEAVKGLVEERYPENTVYMAQVPVDFARPSFLVELGPVEMLDASCGCLEVKATVVVTAFVEADDYYNSHVPDLMTRMGAVQELFAVDGLQVEDRFLHVTANKGNCQFDYAETSITFQYQDDRPGGDEWPLMGEIQTKIKEGN; the protein is encoded by the coding sequence ATGCTTTCATTTCTGGCGATCACAGAGGCGGTAAAGGGGCTGGTGGAGGAGCGGTATCCGGAGAATACGGTCTATATGGCGCAGGTACCGGTGGACTTTGCGCGGCCGTCCTTCCTGGTGGAGCTGGGGCCGGTGGAGATGCTGGACGCCTCGTGCGGCTGCCTGGAGGTCAAGGCCACGGTGGTGGTCACCGCCTTTGTGGAGGCGGACGACTACTATAACAGCCACGTGCCGGACCTGATGACCCGGATGGGGGCGGTACAGGAGCTCTTCGCGGTGGACGGACTCCAGGTGGAGGACCGGTTCCTCCACGTGACGGCCAACAAGGGGAACTGCCAATTCGACTACGCGGAGACCAGCATTACGTTTCAGTACCAGGACGACCGCCCGGGCGGGGACGAGTGGCCCCTGATGGGCGAAATACAGACAAAAATCAAGGAGGGGAATTGA
- a CDS encoding phage tail sheath C-terminal domain-containing protein, which yields MGLPSINIAFKSTAASAIERSEKGVVALIIKDAKENGGHAYTNASQIPATLGTDNQAYIQRAFTGYVNPPRQVLVYVLPAAAEALTDALTWLATQTFDYLAGPPDCTEAEATAIATWIAGRRSNDAAICKAVLPNKAADSEAVVNFATGDILVGTTEFTAAQYCSRIAGLIAGTPMTISCTYAPLPEVSDVGRLTREAMDAAVDAGKFILFHDGEKVKVARGVNSLQTTTQDKGDAWKKIKMVEVMDMIQTDIRTTAQDAYIGKYANSYDNKCLLVTAIKGYLVGLEQSGILQAGSSSVGIDLAHQEAYLQSVGTDTSRMSQQEIKEANTADKVFLEASIKILDAIEDISLNITI from the coding sequence ATGGGACTTCCCAGCATCAACATCGCATTCAAATCCACAGCGGCGAGCGCCATCGAGCGCTCTGAGAAGGGGGTGGTGGCGCTCATCATCAAGGACGCCAAGGAGAACGGCGGCCACGCCTACACCAACGCCAGCCAGATCCCGGCCACCCTGGGGACGGACAACCAGGCATACATCCAGCGGGCCTTTACGGGGTATGTGAATCCGCCCCGGCAGGTGCTGGTCTACGTGCTGCCCGCAGCGGCGGAGGCGCTGACCGACGCCCTGACGTGGCTGGCCACCCAGACCTTTGACTATCTGGCGGGGCCCCCCGACTGCACGGAGGCCGAGGCCACGGCCATCGCGACCTGGATCGCCGGCCGGAGGAGCAACGACGCGGCCATCTGCAAGGCGGTGCTGCCCAACAAGGCGGCGGACAGCGAGGCGGTGGTCAACTTCGCCACCGGGGATATCCTGGTGGGCACGACCGAGTTCACTGCGGCGCAGTACTGCTCCCGGATCGCGGGGCTCATCGCCGGGACGCCCATGACCATCTCCTGCACCTACGCCCCTCTCCCCGAGGTGAGCGACGTGGGGCGGCTGACCCGTGAGGCCATGGACGCCGCGGTGGACGCGGGCAAGTTCATCCTCTTCCACGACGGGGAGAAGGTGAAGGTGGCCCGCGGGGTGAACTCCCTCCAGACCACCACCCAGGACAAGGGGGACGCCTGGAAGAAGATCAAGATGGTGGAGGTCATGGATATGATCCAGACCGACATCCGGACCACGGCCCAGGACGCTTACATCGGCAAGTACGCCAACAGCTACGACAATAAGTGCCTGCTGGTGACGGCCATCAAGGGCTACCTGGTGGGGCTGGAGCAGTCCGGCATCCTCCAGGCGGGGAGCTCCTCGGTGGGGATCGACCTGGCACACCAGGAGGCATACCTCCAGTCTGTGGGCACGGACACCTCCAGGATGAGCCAGCAGGAGATCAAGGAGGCCAACACCGCCGACAAGGTGTTTTTGGAGGCGTCCATCAAGATCCTCGACGCCATTGAGGATATCAGCCTCAATATCACAATCTGA
- a CDS encoding phage tail assembly chaperone — MNEKRSILELLLREETPNVRKSLPTARYRVKRLSELLGEDVVFELRALPYGKVSELKESMSEDLSVHIVLSGVVSPDLKDPALQAKFGGATPAETVKALLLPGEIEDLSRAVERLCGYRTATIEEVKNA; from the coding sequence ATGAACGAAAAGAGGAGCATTCTGGAGCTGCTGCTGCGGGAGGAGACGCCCAATGTGCGGAAAAGCCTGCCCACGGCGCGGTACCGTGTGAAGCGGCTGAGCGAGCTGCTGGGGGAGGACGTGGTATTCGAGCTGCGGGCGCTGCCCTACGGGAAGGTGAGCGAGCTGAAGGAGAGTATGTCGGAGGATCTGAGCGTACATATCGTGCTCTCTGGGGTGGTCTCACCGGACCTGAAGGACCCTGCGCTCCAGGCTAAATTCGGCGGAGCCACGCCGGCGGAGACGGTAAAGGCGCTGCTGCTGCCGGGTGAGATCGAGGACCTGAGCCGTGCGGTGGAGCGGCTGTGCGGATACCGGACGGCGACCATTGAAGAAGTAAAAAACGCCTAG